From the genome of Rhineura floridana isolate rRhiFlo1 chromosome 7, rRhiFlo1.hap2, whole genome shotgun sequence, one region includes:
- the PWWP2B gene encoding PWWP domain-containing protein 2B, with amino-acid sequence MEEADAREPQVGSWLPVLVEQMVNDTLVVTLSCGERRFTGILLDCTKKSGLLCVPPVSLPKTDDPPNKTCTNGTSEDRQPVQLESGQWSLDEKANGEEQVPPLLPPPPSGNVFPYPPYFEGAPFPPPLWLRRTYNQWVPQPPPRTIKRTKRRLSRNRDPGRLIMSTIRLRPRQVLCEKCKNTLSPEEGNKTRQNAKTRRKLSIQDKEQKRHSESEYGEKRSKREKREEDKFPGELLHRTPVIKISYSTPQGKGEVVKIPSRVHGSGKPFGPQRLLQNREEDQEETRDSEQYRETKCFVDKSQSSQLASIPKLKLTRPVHSSADVPPPKIRLKPHRITEGDNVSIYKAELIDEMNVPPSHGESHAAAFYTNESADRCLAEMSSGSSCEDDDFKRFPQGKDGHDNLAFLMNYRKRKADSSSLSVCSNDSLDESKSSSSEVTSPDVCDFLPGDDASVSSSSKDERKIVPPLTVRLHTQSVSKCVIEDGRTISVGDIVWGKIHGFPWWPARVLDINLSQKENGDPSWQEAKVSWFGSPTTSFLSLSKLSPFSEYFKLRFNRKKKGMYRKAITEAAKAVEHLTPEIRDLLTQFET; translated from the coding sequence GTCTGGATTGCTTTGTGTTCCACCAGTGTCATTACCAAAGACCGATGACCCTCCTAATAAGACTTGCACTAATGGGACGTCTGAAGACAGGCAGCCTGTACAGCTGGAGAGTGGACAGTGGTCTTTGGATGAAAAGGCCAATGGCGAGGAACAAGTTCCACCCCTCTTGCCTCCACCGCCATCGGGCAATGTTTTTCCTTACCCTCCCTATTTTGAGGgagccccctttccccctccattaTGGTTAAGGCGCACATATAATCAGTGGGTACCTCAGCCACCTCCCAGGACTATAAAAAGGACAAAGAGGCGCTTGTCCCGAAATAGAGACCCTGGCCGGCTCATCATGAGTACCATCAGGCTGAGACCTAGGCAGGTGCTTTGCGAAAAGTGTAAAAACACTCTGAGCCCAGAGGAGGGTAACAAAACCAGGCAGAATGCAAAAACCAGGAGGAAGCTAAGCATTCAGGATAAGGAGCAAAAAAGGCACAGTGAATCTGAATATGGAGAGAAAAGGAGCAAAAGAGAAAAGCGGGAGGAAGATAAGtttcctggagagctgttgcatCGGACTCCAGTGATAAAAATATCTTACAGCACCCCACAAGGTAAAGGGGAGGTAGTGAAAATTCCCTCCCGGGTTCATGGCTCAGGGAAGCCATTTGGTCCTCAGCGACTACTACAGAACAGAGAGGAGGACCAAGAGGAGACAAGAGACTCGGAACAGTATCGTGAAACCAAATGTTTTGTGGACAAGTCGCAGAGTAGTCAGCTTGCTTCCATTCCAAAGTTGAAGTTAACTAGGCCTGTGCATTCCAGCGCAGATGTGCCACCCCCAAAAATCAGGCTGAAGCCCCATCGGATCACTGAGGGGGATAATGTTTCAATTTATAAAGCGGAACTTATCGATGAGATGAATGTCCCTCCCAGCCATGGAGAGTCTCATGCTGCTGCTTTTTATACCAATGAGTCTGCAGATAGATGTTTAGCTGAGATGTCTTCAGGGAGCTCCTGTGAAGATGATGACTTCAAAAGGTTTCCGCAAGGTAAAGATGGACATGATAACTTGGCTTTTCTTATGAATTATCGTAAGAGGAAAGCGGATTCTTCTAGCTTATCAGTGTGTAGCAATGACAGCCTAGATGAATCCAAATCTTCTAGCTCAGAAGTAACATCACCAGACGTGTGTGACTTTTTACCTGGTGATGATGCATCTGTCTCTTCATCCTCGAAAGATGAGCGTAAGATTGTGCCACCATTAACAGTTAGACTGCACACGCAAAGTGTCTCCAAGTGTGTCATTGAAGATGGAAGAACTATTTCAGTAGGGGATATCGTTTGGGGCAAAATTCACGGCTTCCCATGGTGGCCGGCCCGTGTGCTTGACATAAATCTTAGTCAGAAGGAAAATGGAGACCCTTCCTGGCAAGAAGCAAAAGTTTCATGGTTTGGTTCTCCAACAACATCTTTCTTGTCTCTCTCAAAACTCTCCCCTTTCTCTGAATATTTCAAACTACGATTTAATCGTAAGAAGAAAGGGATGTATCGGAAAGCTATAACAGAAGCTGCCAAGGCAGTGGAACATCTGACCCCAGAAATAAGAGACCTCTTAACACAATTTGAGACATAA